The window GGGTGGCGTTTCCGGCGTGCACTGGACGTAGCCAATGCCGGCGTTGAAGCTGGTGTAGACGCGGCGCGTGGCGTTGATGCGCAGTCGCTGGATTTCGGCCGTGACGGTCGCGCCATAGAGCGCGATCAGCTCCGCCGATGACGCCGCCGTCTGCGGCGTGTCAGCCGGCGGCGCGTAGGAGCAGGTGCGCACCGATGTCAGCCGCATCGCCGGTGCATCATTCACGCTCCCGGCAAGATTTTGCGAGGGACCGGCACGCGGCGGGCACGGCATGTCGGCGACCCATTTGGTCTGGATCTCCAGGTCTGCAGCGTCTGCGTCGTAAACCTCCGTCAATGTGCGCAGGATTTGTTCCGAGACGCGGCCCGTCGGCATGTCCGCCGGAAACGTTCGCACGTGGTTGCCGAAGCTGGGGTCGAGAACCCAGCCTTGCGCGACGAGACGACTCAATCGATCGCCGGCCAGCACGTTCCGCAGCGAGGGCTGCATCGACGCTCCCGCCGCCTCGCAACGCAGTTCGCGCTCCGGCATGCGTCTACATTGAACGTATTTGTTGCCGTCCCAGAACGTCGCGTAACCGATGCGGCCGGGCCGAACCAAGGTCGTGATGTTCTGCAGCGCCTCGTCGATGCGCACGCCGGCCGTTTGCGCCATGCCGGAGCCTGTTGCGCCAAACCCGAACAGGGCGATCAGCAACGCCGCCCGCACTCGAAATCCAAACTCCCTCATGCGTCGCCCCCGAAACGCCAAGACCACGAATGGGTGTGGCGATCGCATCACGGTCGCCACGGCACACCGCGCGCGCCGGCTGCTCGGTCTCTCGCCGCCGCGGGTATGGACTAGAACATAATAGGAACTCAATGTGATCCAAAAGTCAACTTTAAGTTGTTTTGTGGTCGATTATGCTGCGGAACGACGGTCATACTTCCAGTCGTGAGAGCAATGCAGGCGACGGTTTCTGCTTCATTAGGCCGTAGGGTATGTTCATGATATGTTCTGGTGTGGGCGTCGAGGGCTGTAAAGAGTGGTGAGTAACAGGCCATGGGCAACGGCTTCGTACAGCGACATCGTCCAGCACGTTCCTATATCGAGCAATTAGATCGGCTGTTTTTAGCAGCTATTCCGGACGTTGGTACGGCCTCACGAATCTACGAACTTGCGGGCATTCTCAGACGTGCGCATAAATTCAAAGGGGATCTTATCAAGCCAGAACATCTTCACATCTCGCTATTCTTTCTAGGCAGTTGGGATGATGGCTTGCCAGAAATGATCATCACCAAAGTTCATCGGGCTGCGGACGAACTGAAATCGTTGGCATTCGAGGTCACTTTAGACCGCACAATGAGTTTTTCGGGCCAGCCCGAAAACAGTCCGTTCGTTCTGGTTGGAGATAATGGCGTCGGCCAGCTAAAAGTATTTCGCAAGGCGTTAGGTGTTGCGATGACAAGAAACGACCTTCGGCGTTGGGTGCACACGAATTTCACACCGCACGTCACACTTCTATATGATGAGCGTGGCGTCGATGAGCAGCCAATTGAACCCATCTCATGGCGAGTGGGCGAGTTTGTGCTTGTCCGCAGCCTGTATGGACAGACGAAACACATTCATCTCGCCCGCTGGCATCTGCCTAGCTGACTTCGCGCTATCCAGCTCTCACCCCGCGCGCTTCAGCAACTCATAGACCACCGGGTTGTCGGCGCAGGCGCCGAAGCCGCATTCCAGCAGGGTAGACACAGCGTTCAGCGCGGTGAAGGCGATCACCAGCCAGACGGCGGCGTGTGCAAAGACACCGGCCGCGACTTGCGGCGTCTTGTCGTCCGGTTCGAATTGACGGTCGAACAGCAGCATCGCCGACGACATCACGATCGCTGCGGCAAAGCCGATCAAGGCCCAGGTATAGTAATGATAGCCGAACAATGCGGAGCCGTAGGCGGAATCTCCGGGCAGGATATGCAGCAGGATCTGCCGCGTGGAAACAACTGCACCGACGATGGCTGATAGCAGCGACAGCGCGTAGTGGCTGGGACGCGGGCCGAAGCGGATGTTCAGGATCGGGCCTATGGCCAACAGCGCGAACATCACGCGCTGCAGCAGGCAGAGCGGGCAGGGCAGTTCATGCAGCAGCAACTGCGCCGCGAAGGCGGCTGCGAGCAGCAGCGCCACGGCATAGAGGCTGAGGGCATTGAGCGCGATGGCGCGGGCGGAGGTCATGGGCCCTCTCAAAACGACAGCTTCAGCGTATCGGTCGCATGGTGCAGATAGGTCGCAATGCAGGCGATCAGCACGGCGGCGAACAGCGGCAGCGCGAGCGAACGCGAACCGCGCCAGGCCACGAGCATGGCGATGGCGACAGCCAGAAACAGCGCGGTGAATTCCATGATCGCTCCCTGCAACGAAGTCGCCATGGTCTACGACAGATTCGCCGTTCGCGCTGTCTCATTCGGAGCAGTGGTGGACAGGTAGCCGAACCGGCAAAGCAGATGGCGACAGAAAAGCGCGGCGCCTCACTCAACAAGCGCCGCGCCTTGATCTTTTCAAGCTGGTACGATTGACCCCGCCTTAGCCCGCAAAATTCGCCGCGATGCGCTGCTGCAGATAGTCATGCGCCGAGATCGGTGCATAGACCTTGCCCGGACCCTGGATCATAGCGTCCTTGTTGGCCTGGCAGAAGAACGGCAGCGAATAGCGCGAGCCCTGATATTCGTCGGCGCTGGGCATGCGCACGCGATGCAGCGTCGACAGCAGCTTGTCGTCGCTCCAGCGTCGCAGCATGTCGCCGATGTTGCAGGTGATGACGCCCGGCAGCGGCTCGACGTCGGTCCATGCGAGTTCGGCGGATTCCTTGCCGGGGCACAACTGCAGTCCGCCCTGGCCGGTGCGCTGATGCAGCAGCGTCAGGCAGTCGAAGTCGGTGTGGGCGCCGGCGCGCCAGCCGGTGTAATCCTCCGGCTTGGCATTGGTCATCGGCAAGTAATGCAGCAGGCGCAGCGTGCTCTGGTATTCCGGCGACATCGGATCATGCGCCTCGGTGAAGAAATCCGGCTTGAAGCCGAGCTTGAGCGCGAAGCATGACAGCACCTTCATGCCGACCGCCCAGTTGGCGCGCTCGAAGGCGAGCATCGCCGCCTTGAAGCCGGGTAGCGCATCGCCATCCGGCCAGAGCTTGGCCATGCGGGGCAGGGTGATCTGATAGGATTCCTTGTTGTCCGCGGTGCCGGTCGAGGGCCGCACCTGGCTCTTGAATTCCCATCCGGTATTGGTGCCCTTGCCGAGCGGCATCTTTGCCTTGTCGTCCTGCGACAGCGCGAAGAATTTCGCGGTCATGTCGAAGGCTTCGTCGACCTGCGCCTGCGGGATGCCGTGATTGACCAGCTGGAAGAAGCCGATCTCGACGGATGCGTTCCAGAGCTGGTCGGCGATCTCCTGCTTGCGGTTTTCGAAATCGCTGAGGTCGATGCGCGGGACGTCGCGGTGCTTGATGCCGCCGACGCCGCCGAACTTGGTTTCCTGGTTGAGTTCGGCGAGGGCATAGGCGGCGTTGCTTGAGGTCGTCATATCAATCTCCATCGTTGAATGCGGCCAAGACATCTTGTGCCGCAGGTGTGAGGAGCAATGACCCGCATGACAGGGCAGTGGATCGCCCGGCCATGTTGACTGCTTCTACTCCGGTGAAGGACGCAGCGGCGGCATGCCGTTGCGCTGGACGTACAGCGATGCGGGCGAGCGCGGACGCGTGCGCACGGTTTCCGTTCGTTACGGTATGATCGTCATGTGCCGAGATGAGAGAGTGAGTTTGCACGATGCCGGCTCCGGAACGAAACGTTCGATCTCTGCCGAGCAATGTCCTGAACCACACCGTGGTCCTGACCGCTTCTACTCACGCGTAGTTCAACAAAAGCGCCCGCAACAGGCAAGCCCATAGGATGGGCAGCGCGCTGAAATGCCCGTCAGTCCGTTTTGGCTGCAGCGGTACTGGTGTTGCTGATGTGACTGGTCACGGCATCCTGAAAGGCGTGGACCTCGCGATTGAGGTTCATCAGCCGCTCGACCGACATGCCGGCCGCGACGAACAGCGTCTCGCCGAGGCAGCGGGCCTTTTCGCGCATGTCCGTGCCCTTGTCGGTCAAGCTGACCACGACCTGGCGTTCGTCCTCCGGATTGCGCTTGCGCGCGACGAAGCCCGCCTGTTCGAGCCGTTTGACCAGCGGGGTGACCGTGCTCGACTCCAGCGCCAGCCGCTCGGCAATGCCGCCGACGCTCTGCGCGCCGCGTTCCCACAGCGTGCTCAGCACCAGATATTGCGGATAGGTGATCTCGAGGGCGTCGAGCAGCGGCTTGTAGGCGCGGCCGATCGCCATGCTGGCCCCGTAGAGGGCAAAGCAGAGCTGGTGATCCAGCGTGATCTCGTCCGGCGACACGGCCATTCTCCTCAAGTCAATATCACAATAACGTATATCGCGATAAATAAATATGGACAAGGTTCGCGGTCTGCCCCAGAAAACATATCGCGATATCAGTTATCGCAATATGTAATTGGTCCGAGGCGCTCCCGCCATCCCGGCTAAGGGCGTCCGGTCTCAGATGCGATGGAGACAGACATGACCTCTTCACAGGGAACCGCCAGCTTGGAGACTGCAGCCAGCAGCGCTCTCACACGATATTACCTCGTTCGCGCCATCGTCGCGGCCGCCTGGGTGGCGGCTGCGCTCACCGTGGGGGTGTCGACTCCCGTGGTGGCGGCCATCCTTCTGGTCGGCTATCCCGCATGGGATGCGCTGGCAAACTGGTTCGATGCCAATGAGAGCGGCGGTCTGCTGGCCAATCCCTCACAGGCGCTGAACGTGGCGGTCAGCCTCTTCGCCGCGGGGGCAGTGGCTGTCGCCGTGCCGTCGAGCATGAATGCCGTGCTGGCGATCTTCGGTGTCTGGGCGGCGCTGGCGGGTCTGGCGCAGCTCGTCACCGGCGTGCGCCGCTGGCGCAAGTTTGGCGCGCAATGGGCGATGATCCTGAGCGGCGCGCAGTCGACCGCGGCCGGCTTGTTCTTTGTCAAACAGGCAGGCGGCGCCGCAGTGCCGACGATCCTGGACATCGCACCCTATGCCGGCTTCGGCGCGTTCTACTTTCTGGTGTCCGCGCTGTGGCTGATATTTGCGAGCCGCAGACGCGCGGCCTGACGCTCATGACCGTACCGATGATGTCCCGGCAGGCATCGTCGGTACGGTCTGTGGATGAAGCGGATTTGAGGTCAGCCGCAGCGACGCGATCTGCTATTTACGCGGATCGACGTTCAACTTCCGGCAGCGCAGACCATCATGGCGATCACCATCTACGGCATCAAGAACTGCGACACGATGAAGAAAGCGCGCATCTGGCTCGACAGCCATGGCGTCGCCTACAGCTTTCACGACTACAAGGTCCAAGGCATCGACAAGGCCGGCCTGCAGCGCTGGGCCAAGACCGTCGGCTGGGAGACGCTGCTGAACCGCGCCGGCACGACATTCCGCAAGCTCGATGACGCCGCCAAAGACGGTCTGAACGAGAGCCGCGCGATCGCACTGATGCTCGAGCAGCCCTCGATGATCAAGCGGCCGGTGCTCGACGCCGGCGGCAAGCTGCTGGTCGGCTTCAAGCCGGAGACTTACGAAAAGGAACTGGCGTAGTCCAGAAGCGCGGACTCGTGTCTAACGTTATTCCGCCGCGATCGGCGCTCGCATGGCGCCGACATCCTTCAGCGGCGACAGGCCATAGAGCCGGCTGTATTCCCGACTGAACTGCGACGGGCTCTGGTAGCCGACGCTGTAGCCCGCGGTGCCGACGTCCATGCGCTCCATCAGCATCAGGCGGCGCGCTTCGTGGAGGCGTAGCTGCTTCTGATACTGCATCGGTGTCATCGCCGTGACCGCCTTGAAGTGATGATGCAGCGAGGAGTCGCTCATCCCGACGCGCTCGGCCAGTTCTTCGATACGCAGCGGCCGTGCAAAATTCTCCCGAAGCCACGCGATGGCCTGGGCGACCTTGTTGCCGGGGGTTTCGGTCATTGCAATCTGCAGAAGCCGCGGGCCGAACGGGCCGGTCAGCAGGCGATAGAGGATTTCCTGCTCGATCAGCGGCGCCATCGCAGGGATGTCCTCGGGGCGATCCAGCAATCGCAACAATCGCAAGGCGGCGCCGAGAAGCTCCGGCGGAGCCGTGTTGACGGCGACGCCACGCATCTCGTCCGGTACGGCCGCCGGTCGCGTCACTAACCGGCCCATCACGTCTTTCAGCTGGTTCGCGTCGATCTTCATGCCCAGGCCGAGATACGGCGCTTCGGGGCTTGCCTGCGTCACACGGGACACGACGGGAAGATCCAGCGACACCACGAGGTAGTCGCCAACACCGTAGCGATATACCTCCGACCCGACTTCCAGGCGCTTGGCGCCCTGGACGATGAGGGCGAAGCAGGGCCATTGGGCGGTGTGAAGCGGCTGTGTCGGGGACGAGCGCCTGGCGAAGAAAAGGCTGTCAATGGCGGTCAGGTACTCGCCTTCGCCGGTGGCGAAACGGGCAATGATCGACGCGATCTCTTGATGCGGAGTGAGGAGACGTGTCAGCGGAAGCCTGCATATTCGAGCAATGATGATGTCTGCATGATATCCGATCCTGTACCGCGGGCCAGCACCTCCAAGAGCAATTTGCAGGATCGTGCATAAATCTTGCAGGATCGCGATAACCCCCAGGGATCGCTTCGTCACATACCTCCGTCATCGGGAGCGGGCTCCCGATGTGAATAAAGCGGAGCATCCCATGACGAATCCCCGATCGCCCACCAGCAAGGTCGTGCTGATCACCGGCGCCAGCAGCGGCATCGGCGAGGCCACGGCACTCCACCTTGCGGCGAAAGGCCATCAAGTCGTTCTCGGTGCGCGACGCAGCGACCGGATCGCCGCCATCGTACAAGAGATCCAATGGCTCGGCGGCGACGTGTTGCACAGGGAGCTCGATGTGACCGATCTCGACAGCGTCAAGGCCTTCGCCGCCGCCGCTCACGCGCGTTACGGCCGGATCGACGTGCTGGTGAACAATGCCGGCGTGATGCCGCTATCGCCGATAGAAGACCTGCGTGTCGACGAGTGGAACCGGATGATCGACGTCAATCTGCGCGGCGTCCTGCATGGCATCGCCGCGGTGCTGCCGATCATGCGTGAGCAGGGCGCCGGGCATATCATCAACGTCGCTTCCACCTCTGCGCACCGGGTCGATCCCACCGCCGCCATCTACTGCGCCACCAAATATGCGGTGCGGGTGCTGTCCGAGGGGCTGCGGCAGGAGAGCAAGTACCTGCGCGTGACGGTGATCAGCCCCGGTCTCACCCGCACCGAATTGTTCGACGGGGTCAGCGATCCCCAAATCAGGGCGGGTGTTCGCGCCATGCTGGATCAGGCGTCGATCCCGCCGTCCGCCATCGCCGAAGCGATCAGCTATGCGATTGGCCAGCCCGACAATGTCGACGTCAATGAGCTGATCGTCCGCCCGACGGCGCAGCGATGAAGGACATGACCGGTTGCGGCGATGGTCCGGGCTCAATCAAACTCAATCACGTCCCCGGCGGGAATGCGGCCGGGGGTGCGGTGGAACAGGTTGTGGTCGATCACCACGCGGATCTTTGGCGTCGGCAGGCTCTGGTGCCCGCGCATCAGATTCTTGATTTCAAAGCCACCGTCTTCGCTGATGGTTTTCAGCGACGCGATGATGTGGCTGACGCCATCGCCATCGGAGAACGGCATCAGCACGCGCTCATAGGCGACGGCGTGGCCGCAGACATCGTCGATCATTGAGACAGTATAGATCGGTAGCGCCCGGTCGATGCATTCATGGTAGGCCGGCAGCACGATCGGCCCCAGCACCGGTCCCACATACTCATCGAGGTAGCGGCCCTTGCCGGTGGTGCCGTAGGCACTCGACATCCGGGTGCCGTTGCTGTCGATGATGAGGCGCGGCGGTTGCTGCGTTTGCTCCACGATGTAGTAGACGAGGTCCGGTAATTCCTCGGTGAGGCGTTCGGGCTGGTAGTCCGCGATATGAGGCAGCACCTGTTGCCGGGCATAGAGACGCAGCCAGCTGTTCAGCAGATCGCGTTGCCGGATCGATTTGATCACAGATGGGTCGGCGCTCTGGAAATCCACGGCTGCAATCCGATCAATGTATCAAATGCCGACAACATGAGCTGCTAAGGAAAATAATTGGTGAAGAGGCGAATATCGCTGGCAATACAATTAATAGGTGCTTTCCCGGCGTCTCCCGCCGATGTCCAGGGTCGTCCCGTCATTGTTTGCGCGGCAGGGCCATTCGACTAATGGCGAAGCCGCTGCGGCCGACAGTCCGGGGAATGTGCCGCATTGCACCTTGCGTTAACCCGTCCGTTGACGGCATATTCCCGCCAGATGCGGCCGGGCAGGTGACGGACTTCCAAGACGTCCCCTGAAATCAGGCCGTAGCAAAAATTGGCCACCCGCGTCGACACGCCGGGGAAGGCCGATGGGGGAAATTTGCTTGACCGATGAGTTCATTCTTGAAACCCACGGATTGACCAAGGAATTCGCGGGCTTTTTTGCCGTCCGTGACGTCAATCTCAAGGTACGCCGTGGCACCATCCACGCTCTGATCGGCCCCAACGGGGCCGGCAAGACGACGTGCTTCAACCTGTTGACCAAATTTCTGAGGCCGTCCGCCGGCCAGATTCTTTATAAAGGCCACGACATCACCGCTATGGCGCCTGCCGACGTCGCGCGGCTGGGCTTGGTACGTTCATTCCAGATCTCCGCGGTTTTTCCGCATCTCACCGCGCTGGAAAACGTCCGCGTTGCGCTGCAGCGCCAGCACGGCGCCTCGTTCGATTTTTGGCGCTCCAAGAGCGTGCTGGATCAGTACAATGAGCGCGCCGGCGAACTGCTCGACGACGTGGGCTTAAGCGAGTTTTCCAACACGCCGGCGGTGGAAATGCCCTACGGCCGCAAGCGCGCGCTGGAGATCGCCACCACGCTGGCGCTCGATCCGGAAATGATGCTGCTGGACGAGCCGATGGCCGGCATGGGCCACGAGGACATCGACAAGATCGCCGCACTGATCAAGCGGATCTCGGCGAAATACACCATCCTGATGGTCGAACATAACCTCAGTGTGGTCTCCAATCTCTCCGACATCATTACCGTACTGACGCGCGGCAGGGTTCTTGCGGAAGGCAGCTATGCCGACCTCACCACGGACGAGCGCGTCAAGGAAGCCTATCTGGGAGCCGGGCATGGCTGAACTCAAAATGGCCGGACCGGCACATGCCGCGACGGCTGCGGCCAGCGCCGCTGTGCTGACGGTGGAGAATCTGCAGGCCTGGTACGGCGAATCGCACATCCTTCACGGCATCGATTTCAACGTGAAGGCAGGCGAGGTCGTAACCTTGCTCGGCCGCAATGGCGCCGGCAAGACCACGACGCTGAAATCCGTGATGGGTATCATCGGCAAGCGCAGCGGGGCGATCAAATTCGACGGCCACGACATCTCGCGTGCGCAGTCGGACAAGATCGCAAAGCTCGGCATTGCGTTCTGCCCGGAAGAGCGCGGCATTTTT is drawn from Nitrobacteraceae bacterium AZCC 2146 and contains these coding sequences:
- a CDS encoding hypothetical protein (product_source=Hypo-rule applied; cleavage_site_network=SignalP-noTM; superfamily=88645), with the translated sequence MREFGFRVRAALLIALFGFGATGSGMAQTAGVRIDEALQNITTLVRPGRIGYATFWDGNKYVQCRRMPERELRCEAAGASMQPSLRNVLAGDRLSRLVAQGWVLDPSFGNHVRTFPADMPTGRVSEQILRTLTEVYDADAADLEIQTKWVADMPCPPRAGPSQNLAGSVNDAPAMRLTSVRTCSYAPPADTPQTAASSAELIALYGATVTAEIQRLRINATRRVYTSFNAGIGYVQCTPETPPSAIYCEAQSAESWAPLATILTPERVARLHRAGYADPGRAPNYWKNYPVEKFNDATIASELLTILHEVYGYAGATKLKILTE
- a CDS encoding 2'-5' RNA ligase (product_source=KO:K01975; cog=COG1514; ko=KO:K01975; pfam=PF13563; superfamily=55144; tigrfam=TIGR02258) — its product is MGNGFVQRHRPARSYIEQLDRLFLAAIPDVGTASRIYELAGILRRAHKFKGDLIKPEHLHISLFFLGSWDDGLPEMIITKVHRAADELKSLAFEVTLDRTMSFSGQPENSPFVLVGDNGVGQLKVFRKALGVAMTRNDLRRWVHTNFTPHVTLLYDERGVDEQPIEPISWRVGEFVLVRSLYGQTKHIHLARWHLPS
- a CDS encoding disulfide bond formation protein DsbB (product_source=COG1495; cath_funfam=1.20.1550.10; cog=COG1495; pfam=PF02600; superfamily=158442; transmembrane_helix_parts=Inside_1_6,TMhelix_7_29,Outside_30_38,TMhelix_39_59,Inside_60_65,TMhelix_66_88,Outside_89_102,TMhelix_103_125,Inside_126_137,TMhelix_138_160,Outside_161_185); translation: MTSARAIALNALSLYAVALLLAAAFAAQLLLHELPCPLCLLQRVMFALLAIGPILNIRFGPRPSHYALSLLSAIVGAVVSTRQILLHILPGDSAYGSALFGYHYYTWALIGFAAAIVMSSAMLLFDRQFEPDDKTPQVAAGVFAHAAVWLVIAFTALNAVSTLLECGFGACADNPVVYELLKRAG
- a CDS encoding fatty acid desaturase (product_source=COG3239; cog=COG3239; pfam=PF19455; superfamily=82866; transmembrane_helix_parts=Inside_1_19,TMhelix_20_42,Outside_43_52); its protein translation is MEFTALFLAVAIAMLVAWRGSRSLALPLFAAVLIACIATYLHHATDTLKLSF
- a CDS encoding isopenicillin N synthase-like dioxygenase (product_source=COG3491; cath_funfam=2.60.120.330; cog=COG3491; pfam=PF03171,PF14226; superfamily=51197), whose product is MTTSSNAAYALAELNQETKFGGVGGIKHRDVPRIDLSDFENRKQEIADQLWNASVEIGFFQLVNHGIPQAQVDEAFDMTAKFFALSQDDKAKMPLGKGTNTGWEFKSQVRPSTGTADNKESYQITLPRMAKLWPDGDALPGFKAAMLAFERANWAVGMKVLSCFALKLGFKPDFFTEAHDPMSPEYQSTLRLLHYLPMTNAKPEDYTGWRAGAHTDFDCLTLLHQRTGQGGLQLCPGKESAELAWTDVEPLPGVITCNIGDMLRRWSDDKLLSTLHRVRMPSADEYQGSRYSLPFFCQANKDAMIQGPGKVYAPISAHDYLQQRIAANFAG
- a CDS encoding DNA-binding MarR family transcriptional regulator (product_source=COG1846; cath_funfam=1.10.10.10; cog=COG1846; ko=KO:K23775; pfam=PF01047; smart=SM00347; superfamily=46785) — encoded protein: MSPDEITLDHQLCFALYGASMAIGRAYKPLLDALEITYPQYLVLSTLWERGAQSVGGIAERLALESSTVTPLVKRLEQAGFVARKRNPEDERQVVVSLTDKGTDMREKARCLGETLFVAAGMSVERLMNLNREVHAFQDAVTSHISNTSTAAAKTD
- a CDS encoding uncharacterized membrane protein HdeD (DUF308 family) (product_source=COG3247; cog=COG3247; pfam=PF03729; superfamily=48498; transmembrane_helix_parts=Inside_1_20,TMhelix_21_54,Outside_55_100,TMhelix_101_123,Inside_124_129,TMhelix_130_149,Outside_150_163,TMhelix_164_186,Inside_187_191), producing MTSSQGTASLETAASSALTRYYLVRAIVAAAWVAAALTVGVSTPVVAAILLVGYPAWDALANWFDANESGGLLANPSQALNVAVSLFAAGAVAVAVPSSMNAVLAIFGVWAALAGLAQLVTGVRRWRKFGAQWAMILSGAQSTAAGLFFVKQAGGAAVPTILDIAPYAGFGAFYFLVSALWLIFASRRRAA
- a CDS encoding arsenate reductase (product_source=KO:K00537; cath_funfam=3.40.30.10; cog=COG1393; ko=KO:K00537; pfam=PF03960; superfamily=52833; tigrfam=TIGR01617), whose amino-acid sequence is MAITIYGIKNCDTMKKARIWLDSHGVAYSFHDYKVQGIDKAGLQRWAKTVGWETLLNRAGTTFRKLDDAAKDGLNESRAIALMLEQPSMIKRPVLDAGGKLLVGFKPETYEKELA
- a CDS encoding AraC-like DNA-binding protein (product_source=COG2207; cath_funfam=1.10.10.60; cog=COG2207; pfam=PF06719,PF12833; smart=SM00342; superfamily=46689,51182), whose protein sequence is MTKRSLGVIAILQDLCTILQIALGGAGPRYRIGYHADIIIARICRLPLTRLLTPHQEIASIIARFATGEGEYLTAIDSLFFARRSSPTQPLHTAQWPCFALIVQGAKRLEVGSEVYRYGVGDYLVVSLDLPVVSRVTQASPEAPYLGLGMKIDANQLKDVMGRLVTRPAAVPDEMRGVAVNTAPPELLGAALRLLRLLDRPEDIPAMAPLIEQEILYRLLTGPFGPRLLQIAMTETPGNKVAQAIAWLRENFARPLRIEELAERVGMSDSSLHHHFKAVTAMTPMQYQKQLRLHEARRLMLMERMDVGTAGYSVGYQSPSQFSREYSRLYGLSPLKDVGAMRAPIAAE
- a CDS encoding NADP-dependent 3-hydroxy acid dehydrogenase YdfG (product_source=COG4221; cath_funfam=3.40.50.720; cog=COG4221; pfam=PF00106; superfamily=51735), with protein sequence MTNPRSPTSKVVLITGASSGIGEATALHLAAKGHQVVLGARRSDRIAAIVQEIQWLGGDVLHRELDVTDLDSVKAFAAAAHARYGRIDVLVNNAGVMPLSPIEDLRVDEWNRMIDVNLRGVLHGIAAVLPIMREQGAGHIINVASTSAHRVDPTAAIYCATKYAVRVLSEGLRQESKYLRVTVISPGLTRTELFDGVSDPQIRAGVRAMLDQASIPPSAIAEAISYAIGQPDNVDVNELIVRPTAQR
- a CDS encoding hypothetical protein (product_source=COG5388; cog=COG5388): MDFQSADPSVIKSIRQRDLLNSWLRLYARQQVLPHIADYQPERLTEELPDLVYYIVEQTQQPPRLIIDSNGTRMSSAYGTTGKGRYLDEYVGPVLGPIVLPAYHECIDRALPIYTVSMIDDVCGHAVAYERVLMPFSDGDGVSHIIASLKTISEDGGFEIKNLMRGHQSLPTPKIRVVIDHNLFHRTPGRIPAGDVIEFD
- a CDS encoding branched-chain amino acid transport system ATP-binding protein (product_source=KO:K01995; cath_funfam=3.40.50.300; cog=COG0411; ko=KO:K01995; pfam=PF00005,PF12399; smart=SM00382; superfamily=52540), translating into MGEICLTDEFILETHGLTKEFAGFFAVRDVNLKVRRGTIHALIGPNGAGKTTCFNLLTKFLRPSAGQILYKGHDITAMAPADVARLGLVRSFQISAVFPHLTALENVRVALQRQHGASFDFWRSKSVLDQYNERAGELLDDVGLSEFSNTPAVEMPYGRKRALEIATTLALDPEMMLLDEPMAGMGHEDIDKIAALIKRISAKYTILMVEHNLSVVSNLSDIITVLTRGRVLAEGSYADLTTDERVKEAYLGAGHG